The Corylus avellana chromosome ca8, CavTom2PMs-1.0 genome has a segment encoding these proteins:
- the LOC132190404 gene encoding F-box/kelch-repeat protein At5g42350-like isoform X1, giving the protein MIESHLSDLLRFLKALSHCFSIELEKTMFSERLTGEQSICQDFEALSVSKRLVRSVSQKLKKKYKGGGEEEDGVRGVSMRCLTLYGRGGGCKVGADTGDEFGDPSSRRKSSSSEEGKGYKMICGTEETGVDCFSYGVKERFWKKNNRKEFELEESVRNSRMHIFLPDDILEMCLVRLPLTSLMTARLVCKKWRYLTTTPRFLQMRREGSHQNPWLFLFGAVKGGYCSGEIHALDVSLGQWRRIDADILKGRFMFTVASMQDDIYIVGGCSSLTSFGRVDRSSFKTHKGVLAFSPLTKSWRKVASMKHARSLPILGISEVSSDFPSYQSHQNRQDRRFSRSRIGGVSDVYEDPHRLSLRRQYRNAIDENDASMLPNRKSYKFLRQKSDQSNTKGCRRFVLIAVGGIGSWEEPLDSGEIFDSVSNKWTEIQKVPVDFGIVCSGVVCNGMFYVYSETDKLAGYDIERGYWIRIQTTPFPSHVHEYPPKLVSCNGRLFMLSVSWCEGEGRIGRRNKAVRKLWELDLMYLTWTEVSVHPDAPMDWNAAFVGDRNLIFGVEMFKIFGQVLDFLTVCDVSDMRANWSHISRNHVTHELDASSCMTKSLAVLHL; this is encoded by the exons ATGATCGAATCTCATCTCTCAGATTTACTTCGATTTCTCAAGGCGCTTTCACATTGCTTCAGTAT AGAACTAGAGAAGACCATGTTTTCTGAGAGACTGACAGGAGAACAATCTATTTGTCAAGATTTTGAGGCTTTGAGTGTGTCAAAGCGTCTTGTCAGAAGTGTTAGccagaagttgaagaagaagtACAAAGGTGGAGGAGAGGAAGAGGATGGGGTGCGAGGAGTTTCTATGAGATGTCTTACTTTATATGGTAGAGGTGGGGGTTGCAAAGTAGGGGCTGACACTGGTGATGAATTTGGGGATCCAAGTAGTAGGAGGAAATCAAGTTCCAGTGAAGAAGGAAAGGGGTACAAAATGATTTGTGGCACTGAGGAAACCGGAGTGGATTGCTTCTCATATGGGGTGAAGGAGagattttggaagaaaaataataggaaGGAGTTTGAACTTGAAGAATCAGTAAGAAACAGTAGAATGCATATATTTCTTCCTGATGATATTCTGGAAATGTGCTTGGTGAGGCTCCCGCTGACCAGTCTTATGACTGCCCGCCTTGTCTGCAAGAAATGGCGATACTTGACTACCACTCCTCGGTTCCTGCAGATGAGACGGGAAGGTTCCCATCAGAATCCATGGTTGTTTCTGTTTGGTGCTGTTAAAGGTGGCTATTGCTCTGGGGAAATACATGCATTAGATGTTTCTCTGGGCCAATGGCGTAGGATAGATGCTGATATTCTGAAAGGGAGGTTCATGTTCACTGTTGCCAGTATGCaggatgatatatatattgttggagGTTGTTCTAGCTTGACCAGCTTTGGGAGGGTGGACAGGAGCTCGTTCAAGACGCATAAAGGGGTGCTAGCATTTAGTCCCTTGACTAAATCGTGGCGTAAAGTTGCTTCTATGAAGCATGCAAGGTCGCTGCCTATTTTAGGGATTTCTGAGGTCAGTTCAGATTTTCCAAGCTATCAGAGTCATCAAAATCGGCAAGATAGACGCTTTTCCAGATCACGGATTGGTGGGGTGTCAGATGTTTACGAGGATCCTCACAGGCTTTCACTAAGACGACAATACAGAAATGCTATTGATGAAAACGATGCATCGATGTTACCCAATAGAAAGTCATACAAGTTTCTTAGACAAAAAAGTGATCAGTCGAACACAAAGGGCTGTAGAAGGTTTGTGCTGATTGCTGTAGGGGGTATTGGATCCTGGGAGGAGCCTTTGGATTCTGGAGAAATATTTGACTCTGTATCAAATAAATGGACAGAAATTCAGAAGGTGCCTGTAGATTTTGGAATTGTTTGTTCTGGTGTTGTTTGTAATGGGATGTTTTATGTTTATTCTGAGACCGACAAACTTGCAGGGTATGACATAGAAAGGGGTTACTGGATTAGAATCCAAACGACTCCATTCCCATCCCATGTTCATGAGTACCCTCCAAAACTTGTATCTTGTAATGGGCGGCTGTTCATGCTTTCTGTCTCCTGGTGTGAAGGAGAAGGTCGAATAGGCCGGAGAAACAAGGCTGTTAGAAAACTATGGGAGCTAGATCTCATGTATCTTACTTGGACTGAGGTCTCTGTACATCCCGATGCTCCAATGGACTGGAATGCGGCATTTGTTGGTGACAGAAACCTGATATTTGGGGTTGAAATGTTCAAAATATTTGGTCAGGTGTTGGATTTCTTGACTGTATGTGATGTGTCTGATATGAGGGCCAACTGGAGCCATATTTCAAGGAATCATGTAACTCATGAACTGGATGCTTCTTCGTGCATGACTAAATCACTCGCAGTCCTACATCTTTGA
- the LOC132190404 gene encoding F-box/kelch-repeat protein At5g42350-like isoform X2: MFSERLTGEQSICQDFEALSVSKRLVRSVSQKLKKKYKGGGEEEDGVRGVSMRCLTLYGRGGGCKVGADTGDEFGDPSSRRKSSSSEEGKGYKMICGTEETGVDCFSYGVKERFWKKNNRKEFELEESVRNSRMHIFLPDDILEMCLVRLPLTSLMTARLVCKKWRYLTTTPRFLQMRREGSHQNPWLFLFGAVKGGYCSGEIHALDVSLGQWRRIDADILKGRFMFTVASMQDDIYIVGGCSSLTSFGRVDRSSFKTHKGVLAFSPLTKSWRKVASMKHARSLPILGISEVSSDFPSYQSHQNRQDRRFSRSRIGGVSDVYEDPHRLSLRRQYRNAIDENDASMLPNRKSYKFLRQKSDQSNTKGCRRFVLIAVGGIGSWEEPLDSGEIFDSVSNKWTEIQKVPVDFGIVCSGVVCNGMFYVYSETDKLAGYDIERGYWIRIQTTPFPSHVHEYPPKLVSCNGRLFMLSVSWCEGEGRIGRRNKAVRKLWELDLMYLTWTEVSVHPDAPMDWNAAFVGDRNLIFGVEMFKIFGQVLDFLTVCDVSDMRANWSHISRNHVTHELDASSCMTKSLAVLHL; the protein is encoded by the coding sequence ATGTTTTCTGAGAGACTGACAGGAGAACAATCTATTTGTCAAGATTTTGAGGCTTTGAGTGTGTCAAAGCGTCTTGTCAGAAGTGTTAGccagaagttgaagaagaagtACAAAGGTGGAGGAGAGGAAGAGGATGGGGTGCGAGGAGTTTCTATGAGATGTCTTACTTTATATGGTAGAGGTGGGGGTTGCAAAGTAGGGGCTGACACTGGTGATGAATTTGGGGATCCAAGTAGTAGGAGGAAATCAAGTTCCAGTGAAGAAGGAAAGGGGTACAAAATGATTTGTGGCACTGAGGAAACCGGAGTGGATTGCTTCTCATATGGGGTGAAGGAGagattttggaagaaaaataataggaaGGAGTTTGAACTTGAAGAATCAGTAAGAAACAGTAGAATGCATATATTTCTTCCTGATGATATTCTGGAAATGTGCTTGGTGAGGCTCCCGCTGACCAGTCTTATGACTGCCCGCCTTGTCTGCAAGAAATGGCGATACTTGACTACCACTCCTCGGTTCCTGCAGATGAGACGGGAAGGTTCCCATCAGAATCCATGGTTGTTTCTGTTTGGTGCTGTTAAAGGTGGCTATTGCTCTGGGGAAATACATGCATTAGATGTTTCTCTGGGCCAATGGCGTAGGATAGATGCTGATATTCTGAAAGGGAGGTTCATGTTCACTGTTGCCAGTATGCaggatgatatatatattgttggagGTTGTTCTAGCTTGACCAGCTTTGGGAGGGTGGACAGGAGCTCGTTCAAGACGCATAAAGGGGTGCTAGCATTTAGTCCCTTGACTAAATCGTGGCGTAAAGTTGCTTCTATGAAGCATGCAAGGTCGCTGCCTATTTTAGGGATTTCTGAGGTCAGTTCAGATTTTCCAAGCTATCAGAGTCATCAAAATCGGCAAGATAGACGCTTTTCCAGATCACGGATTGGTGGGGTGTCAGATGTTTACGAGGATCCTCACAGGCTTTCACTAAGACGACAATACAGAAATGCTATTGATGAAAACGATGCATCGATGTTACCCAATAGAAAGTCATACAAGTTTCTTAGACAAAAAAGTGATCAGTCGAACACAAAGGGCTGTAGAAGGTTTGTGCTGATTGCTGTAGGGGGTATTGGATCCTGGGAGGAGCCTTTGGATTCTGGAGAAATATTTGACTCTGTATCAAATAAATGGACAGAAATTCAGAAGGTGCCTGTAGATTTTGGAATTGTTTGTTCTGGTGTTGTTTGTAATGGGATGTTTTATGTTTATTCTGAGACCGACAAACTTGCAGGGTATGACATAGAAAGGGGTTACTGGATTAGAATCCAAACGACTCCATTCCCATCCCATGTTCATGAGTACCCTCCAAAACTTGTATCTTGTAATGGGCGGCTGTTCATGCTTTCTGTCTCCTGGTGTGAAGGAGAAGGTCGAATAGGCCGGAGAAACAAGGCTGTTAGAAAACTATGGGAGCTAGATCTCATGTATCTTACTTGGACTGAGGTCTCTGTACATCCCGATGCTCCAATGGACTGGAATGCGGCATTTGTTGGTGACAGAAACCTGATATTTGGGGTTGAAATGTTCAAAATATTTGGTCAGGTGTTGGATTTCTTGACTGTATGTGATGTGTCTGATATGAGGGCCAACTGGAGCCATATTTCAAGGAATCATGTAACTCATGAACTGGATGCTTCTTCGTGCATGACTAAATCACTCGCAGTCCTACATCTTTGA